The proteins below are encoded in one region of Belonocnema kinseyi isolate 2016_QV_RU_SX_M_011 chromosome 1, B_treatae_v1, whole genome shotgun sequence:
- the LOC117178770 gene encoding sodium-dependent dopamine transporter-like gives MAHASGKSIQEVATEGPGLVFVVYPAAIATMPGSMFWALIFFMMLLTLGLDSSFGGSEAIITALSDEFPIIGNNREIFVACLFTLYFLVGLASCSQGGFYFFHLLDRYAAGYSMLFAVLAEAIAVSWIYGTERFCDDIKDMIGFAPGIYWRVCWKFVAPIFIIFIIVYGLMGYEPLSYEDYVYPLWANILGWFIASSSVAMIPGVAIYKIIVTPGTFCQRIKILTTPWRDTQQRVPLAAVANGSIRRSFKNDEDFEGNKGQQEITKEQLEVMIPPSQNGSGDPPPEPV, from the exons ATGGCTCACGCAAGTGGAAAATCCATTCAGGAAGTGGCGACTGAAGGACCGGGATTGGTTTTTGTTGTTTATCCGGCTGCAATTGCGACAATGCCTGGTTCCATGTTCTGGGCTCTGATATTCTTTATGATGTTGCTTACGTTGGGTCTTGATAGTTCC TTTGGAGGATCCGAGGCCATCATAACTGCCCTcagtgatgaatttccaataattggCAACAATCGGGAAATATTCGTTGCTTGCCTCTTTACTTTATACTTCCTCGTTGGACTTGCTTCTTGCTCGCAG GGTGGCTTCTACTTCTTCCATCTTTTGGATCGCTATGCTGCTGGCTATTCGATGTTATTCGCCGTTTTAGCGGAAGCAATCGCTGTGAGTTGGATTTACGGTACAGAACGATTTTGTGATGATATCAAAGATATGATTGGCTTTGCACCAGGTATCTATTGGAGAGTGTGTTGGAAATTTGTAGCGCCAATTTTCATTATT ttcaTAATCGTTTATGGCTTGATGGGCTACGAACCATTATCATACGAGGATTACGTTTATCCACTCTGGGCCAACATTTTGGGATGGTTTATAGCTTCTTCCTCAGTAGCCATGATACCTGGTGTTGCTATATATAAAATTATCGTCACTCCTGGTACTTTCTGTCAA cGAATAAAAATTCTCACAACTCCATGGAGAGATACCCAACAAAGAGTGCCTCTTGCCGCCGTTGCTAATGGATCAATACGGCGAAGTTTCAAAAATGATGAGGATTTCGAAGGTAACAAAGGTCAACAAGAAATAACGAAAGAACAATTGGAAGTCATGATTCCTCCTTCCCAGAACGGCAGCGGGGATCCACCACCCGAGCCCGTTTAG